The following proteins come from a genomic window of Pararhodobacter sp.:
- a CDS encoding DUF1285 domain-containing protein → MAPQDNVTPTPPPNADSLAASAAKAAKKGGLPPIHLWNPPFCGDLDIRIARDGTWFYLGTPIGRAPLVRLFSTILKLEDGKYFLVTPVEKVGIVVEDAPFVAVDFTASGAGEAQDLTFETNVGDVAVAGPEHPIRVVRDADTGEPSPYVMIRAGLEALIDRKSFYRLVDLGVHYPQEGTSWFGLWSGGIFFPVIPSADLG, encoded by the coding sequence ATGGCCCCACAAGACAATGTGACCCCCACCCCGCCGCCAAACGCCGATTCCCTGGCCGCTTCGGCGGCAAAAGCGGCGAAAAAGGGCGGATTGCCGCCGATCCACCTGTGGAATCCGCCGTTCTGTGGCGATCTGGATATTCGCATCGCCCGCGACGGGACGTGGTTTTATCTGGGCACGCCGATTGGCCGTGCGCCGCTGGTGCGGCTGTTCTCGACGATCCTGAAGCTGGAGGACGGGAAATATTTTCTGGTCACGCCGGTCGAAAAGGTCGGTATCGTGGTCGAGGATGCGCCGTTTGTGGCAGTGGATTTCACCGCCAGCGGCGCGGGCGAGGCGCAGGATCTGACCTTCGAGACCAATGTCGGGGATGTCGCCGTGGCCGGGCCCGAGCATCCGATCCGGGTGGTGCGGGATGCGGACACCGGCGAGCCCTCGCCCTATGTGATGATCCGCGCCGGTTTGGAGGCGCTGATTGATCGCAAGAGTTTTTACCGGCTGGTGGATCTGGGCGTGCATTATCCGCAGGAGGGCACGTCGTGGTTCGGGCTCTGGTCGGGGGGCATATTTTTCCCCGTGATCCCGTCGGCAGACTTGGGGTAA
- a CDS encoding zinc-finger domain-containing protein, with the protein MTTAHATLPNHDAPETKIVSSRHIACDGGEGALGHPRVWLTIPHDTGWIECGYCDARYVLAEGAQDAH; encoded by the coding sequence ATGACGACTGCCCATGCCACCCTGCCCAACCATGACGCACCCGAGACGAAGATCGTCAGCAGCCGCCACATTGCCTGCGATGGCGGTGAGGGCGCATTGGGCCATCCGCGCGTCTGGCTGACCATTCCGCACGATACGGGCTGGATTGAATGCGGCTATTGCGATGCGCGCTATGTGTTGGCCGAGGGTGCACAGGACGCACACTGA
- a CDS encoding MoxR family ATPase, producing MTDHPQSETLVPAIEALGARLADARAAIAPRFIGQETVVDLSLMALLSGGHALLVGLPGLGKTRLVDTLATVMGLASNRIQFTPDLMPADILGAEVLETGADGRREFRFIEGPVFCQLLMADEINRASPRTQSALLQAMQEREVTIAGQHRPLGTPFHVLATQNPIEQEGTYPLPEAQLDRFLVQIDVPYPDRDTERAILLATTGMKDAQVQQVFSAADLIAAQALIRRMPVGDSVVAAILDLVRACRPGAADADPSLGDSLAWGPGPRAAQALMLAVRARALLQGRLAPSTEDVAALARPVLIHRMALSFAARARGESLGSVIDRITDRTTGALGAAA from the coding sequence ATGACCGATCACCCGCAAAGCGAAACTCTGGTTCCCGCAATCGAGGCGCTTGGGGCGCGTCTGGCCGACGCCCGCGCCGCCATAGCGCCGCGCTTCATCGGTCAAGAGACGGTTGTGGACCTGTCGCTGATGGCGCTTTTGTCGGGCGGTCACGCGCTGCTGGTCGGCCTGCCGGGCTTGGGCAAGACCCGGCTGGTCGATACGCTGGCCACGGTCATGGGGCTTGCATCGAATCGCATCCAGTTCACGCCAGACCTGATGCCCGCCGATATTCTGGGCGCCGAGGTGCTGGAAACCGGGGCCGATGGTCGGCGTGAGTTCCGCTTCATCGAAGGCCCGGTGTTTTGCCAACTGCTGATGGCCGACGAGATCAACCGCGCCAGCCCGCGCACGCAATCGGCGCTGTTGCAGGCAATGCAGGAGCGCGAGGTCACCATCGCCGGGCAGCACCGCCCGCTGGGCACGCCGTTCCACGTTCTCGCCACGCAAAACCCCATCGAGCAAGAGGGCACCTATCCGCTGCCCGAGGCCCAGCTTGACCGCTTCCTCGTGCAGATCGACGTGCCCTATCCGGACCGCGACACCGAACGCGCGATCCTGCTGGCCACCACCGGGATGAAGGATGCCCAGGTGCAGCAGGTGTTCTCGGCCGCGGATCTGATCGCCGCGCAGGCGCTGATCCGCCGCATGCCGGTGGGCGACAGTGTGGTCGCAGCGATCCTCGATCTGGTGCGCGCCTGCCGCCCCGGTGCCGCCGATGCCGACCCGTCGCTGGGCGACAGCCTTGCCTGGGGGCCCGGCCCGCGCGCCGCGCAGGCGCTGATGCTGGCGGTGCGGGCGCGCGCCTTGCTGCAAGGGCGTCTGGCCCCTTCGACCGAGGATGTCGCAGCCTTGGCGCGGCCTGTGTTGATTCACCGCATGGCGCTGAGTTTCGCGGCGCGCGCGCGGGGCGAAAGCCTTGGCAGCGTCATTGACCGGATCACCGACCGCACGACCGGCGCCCTCGGGGCGGCCGCGTGA
- a CDS encoding DUF1801 domain-containing protein — MIPTPIATALARHPSPLQPRFAEIRALIFEVAAQTDGVGPLTECLKWGEPAYLTDASRSGSTIRLGVVKSRPNRCAVFFNCQTTLIETFRTQFAEVFDFDKNRALILRDGDLPRAALALCLQAALTYHRTKASGAGRRRVQQDIA; from the coding sequence TTGATCCCCACACCAATCGCAACAGCCCTCGCACGCCATCCAAGCCCCTTGCAGCCCCGATTCGCCGAGATCCGCGCGCTGATCTTCGAGGTCGCCGCGCAAACCGACGGCGTCGGGCCACTGACCGAGTGTCTGAAATGGGGCGAGCCCGCCTATCTCACCGACGCCAGCCGCAGCGGCAGCACCATTCGGCTGGGCGTCGTGAAATCAAGGCCCAACCGCTGCGCCGTGTTTTTCAACTGTCAAACCACCTTGATCGAGACATTTCGCACGCAGTTTGCCGAGGTGTTCGACTTTGACAAGAACCGCGCCTTGATCCTGCGCGACGGCGACCTGCCGCGCGCGGCGCTGGCGCTGTGTCTTCAGGCCGCGCTGACCTATCATCGCACCAAGGCGTCAGGCGCTGGGCGGCGGCGGGTCCAGCAGGATATTGCGTGA
- a CDS encoding MFS transporter, whose amino-acid sequence MSFPLAGWLSDRIGGAKASRAVGVVYALVLPMIALAPNVWLLAVALTAFGACHGAMDVTMNTWAAEVERHAKRPIMASFHAMWSLGAGLGASSGWLAVAGGLSPLMHFALGAGVSAAVTLWLAQVPWQSVTSPSKVGFALPPRPLVPVGLVAFCSSVGEGAMADWGALFLTLVSGASEATAALGYGVYSAAMVVARLLGYRVIEALGPVTTARLGGACAALGVLVALIGASVVAGMIGFALLGVGYAVMIPLAISRAANEPGVSPGRAIAGVATLGYGGMLLGPVMIGAVAQVTSLGTGFGVLAVLAAAIIGLAGAMRPRAS is encoded by the coding sequence GTGTCGTTTCCGCTGGCGGGGTGGCTGAGCGACCGGATCGGCGGGGCCAAGGCCTCACGCGCTGTCGGGGTGGTGTATGCCCTGGTTTTGCCGATGATCGCACTGGCACCGAATGTCTGGCTGTTGGCGGTGGCGCTGACCGCCTTTGGCGCCTGTCACGGGGCGATGGATGTGACGATGAACACCTGGGCCGCCGAGGTGGAGCGCCACGCCAAGCGGCCGATCATGGCGTCATTCCACGCGATGTGGAGTCTGGGCGCGGGACTGGGCGCGAGTTCGGGCTGGCTGGCGGTGGCGGGTGGGCTGTCGCCGCTGATGCATTTCGCCCTTGGCGCGGGGGTGAGTGCGGCTGTGACGCTGTGGTTGGCGCAGGTGCCGTGGCAATCCGTCACAAGCCCGAGCAAGGTGGGGTTTGCCCTGCCGCCGCGGCCGTTGGTGCCGGTGGGGTTGGTGGCGTTCTGCTCGTCGGTGGGCGAGGGGGCGATGGCCGATTGGGGGGCGCTGTTCCTGACCCTGGTGAGCGGCGCATCCGAGGCGACGGCGGCCTTGGGTTACGGCGTTTACAGTGCGGCGATGGTGGTGGCGCGGCTGTTGGGCTACCGGGTGATCGAGGCGCTCGGCCCGGTGACAACCGCGCGGCTGGGCGGGGCCTGCGCGGCGCTGGGGGTGTTGGTGGCGCTGATTGGCGCATCCGTGGTGGCCGGGATGATCGGCTTTGCGTTGCTGGGCGTCGGCTATGCGGTGATGATCCCGCTGGCAATTTCGCGCGCGGCCAATGAACCGGGTGTCTCGCCGGGCCGGGCGATTGCCGGGGTGGCGACGCTGGGTTACGGCGGGATGCTGCTGGGTCCGGTGATGATCGGCGCGGTGGCGCAGGTCACCAGTCTGGGCACCGGCTTTGGCGTGCTGGCGGTGCTGGCGGCGGCGATCATCGGTCTGGCGGGGGCGATGCGGCCCCGCGCCAGCTAG
- a CDS encoding DUF58 domain-containing protein yields MTDTAPALRHSAEALSGALPPLLVAAEHLANSALPGAHGRRRIGPGAEFWQFRPSHASDAATRIDWRRSARGDDLFVRETEWQAARAVTLWVDTGAAMAFSGDPARETKSARARLLALALGLVLLRGGERVGLAEADLPPRLGRAQAELLTMALATEAATTTEHGAVDLHAAPTGGHVVLFSDFLGDLSAIETALDQAANRAMRGILVQILDPVEEDFPFDGRTRFESMSGHLSYETLRASDLRTDYAARLAARKDHLAGLARQSGWHATTLHTDRPASEGLLWLYHALGEGGR; encoded by the coding sequence GTGACAGACACAGCCCCCGCCCTTCGCCACTCTGCCGAGGCGCTCTCGGGGGCCTTGCCGCCGCTGCTGGTGGCGGCGGAACATCTGGCGAATTCCGCGCTGCCCGGGGCGCATGGTCGGCGTCGGATCGGGCCGGGCGCGGAATTCTGGCAATTTCGCCCCTCGCATGCCTCGGATGCGGCAACCCGGATCGACTGGCGCAGATCCGCGCGCGGCGATGATCTGTTCGTGCGCGAAACCGAATGGCAAGCCGCCCGCGCGGTGACCCTCTGGGTCGATACCGGGGCGGCGATGGCGTTTTCGGGCGATCCCGCGCGCGAGACGAAATCCGCCCGCGCGCGGTTGCTGGCGCTGGCGCTGGGTCTTGTGCTGTTGCGTGGCGGCGAGCGTGTCGGGCTGGCCGAGGCCGATTTGCCCCCGCGTCTGGGCCGCGCGCAGGCCGAGTTGCTGACGATGGCGCTCGCCACCGAGGCCGCCACCACCACCGAGCACGGCGCGGTTGATCTGCACGCCGCCCCGACCGGCGGGCATGTGGTGCTGTTCTCGGATTTTCTGGGTGACCTGAGCGCGATCGAAACGGCGCTCGATCAGGCCGCAAATCGCGCGATGCGCGGCATTCTGGTGCAAATTCTCGACCCGGTCGAAGAGGACTTTCCCTTTGACGGGCGCACCCGGTTTGAAAGCATGTCCGGCCATCTGAGCTATGAAACCCTGCGCGCCAGCGACCTGCGCACCGACTACGCCGCCCGCCTTGCCGCGCGCAAGGATCATCTTGCCGGCCTCGCGCGGCAATCGGGCTGGCACGCGACGACGCTGCACACCGACCGTCCGGCCTCCGAGGGGCTGTTGTGGCTCTATCACGCGCTGGGCGAGGGGGGGCGCTGA
- a CDS encoding ABC transporter ATP-binding protein produces the protein MTEHAIEIENLRKTYAGNMRTGPKEALKGINLSIPQGSVFGLLGPNGAGKSTLINIMAGLVIKTEGRVRIWGFDQDQNPRQSRAAIGVMPQELNIDPYFTPREAIEVQGGLYGVPKSERRTDEILELIGLTDKANAYARTLSGGMRRRLLLGKALVHGPQILVLDEPTAGVDIHLRQMLWDNVRMLNQQGMTIILTTHYLEEAQEMCDEIAIIDNGQMIIRDSTAAIVARVDAKTLLVRPASPVAALTLPQGVTRDDRADGWLALTYPRSRVQAGQILAALSAAGVEVLDLTTSEPDLEDAFLALTHP, from the coding sequence ATGACCGAACACGCGATCGAAATTGAAAACCTGCGCAAGACCTATGCGGGCAACATGCGCACCGGGCCCAAAGAGGCGCTCAAGGGCATCAACCTGTCCATTCCACAAGGCTCGGTGTTCGGCCTGCTGGGGCCGAATGGCGCGGGCAAATCGACGCTGATCAACATCATGGCCGGTTTGGTGATCAAGACCGAAGGGCGCGTGCGCATCTGGGGTTTTGATCAGGACCAGAACCCCCGCCAGTCGCGCGCCGCCATCGGCGTCATGCCACAAGAGCTGAACATCGACCCCTATTTCACCCCACGAGAGGCCATCGAGGTGCAAGGCGGCCTTTATGGCGTGCCCAAATCCGAGCGCCGCACCGATGAGATCCTGGAGCTGATCGGCCTGACCGACAAGGCCAATGCCTATGCCCGCACCCTCTCGGGCGGTATGCGGCGGCGGCTGTTGCTGGGCAAGGCGCTGGTGCATGGCCCGCAAATCCTGGTGCTCGATGAGCCGACCGCGGGCGTCGATATCCACCTGCGGCAGATGCTGTGGGACAATGTGCGCATGTTGAACCAGCAGGGTATGACGATCATCCTCACCACGCATTACCTCGAGGAAGCGCAGGAGATGTGCGACGAGATCGCCATCATCGACAACGGCCAGATGATCATCCGCGATTCCACCGCCGCGATCGTCGCGCGCGTCGATGCGAAAACCCTGCTGGTGCGCCCGGCCTCGCCGGTGGCCGCGCTGACCCTGCCGCAGGGCGTCACGCGCGACGACCGCGCCGATGGCTGGCTGGCGCTGACCTATCCGCGCAGCCGGGTGCAGGCCGGGCAGATCCTCGCCGCACTCAGCGCCGCCGGGGTCGAAGTGCTCGACCTGACCACCTCGGAACCCGACCTCGAGGATGCGTTCCTGGCTCTTACTCACCCCTAG
- a CDS encoding pirin family protein — translation MTFRPVTSISKAKPTMEGAGVHLHRAFGFGEPKESDPFLLLDDFRNDDPDLYRAGFPWHPHRGIETITYVLEGTVEHSDSLGNKGLLGPGAVQWMTAGSGILHQEMPKGNARGQMHGFQLWANLPRAQKMIAPRYQDIKGREIETVVEDDGTAVRIITGKFWGKRGPVDGIAADPLFLDVSVPPNTRRTLPVDTYANTFAYIFAGSGTFRDAAKPVGVKVEKEFAGKELEIRDMSGNRTLVRFGTGNEISVTSGPEGMRFLLVSGQPIKEPVAWHGPIVMNTRAELQKAFAELNAGTFIKGQGGKR, via the coding sequence ATGACATTCCGCCCCGTGACCAGCATCTCAAAGGCCAAGCCAACGATGGAGGGCGCAGGCGTGCACCTGCACCGCGCGTTCGGCTTTGGCGAACCCAAGGAAAGCGATCCGTTCCTGTTGCTGGATGATTTCCGCAACGACGACCCGGATCTGTACCGCGCCGGATTTCCGTGGCACCCGCACCGGGGGATCGAAACGATCACCTATGTGCTGGAAGGCACCGTCGAGCACAGTGATTCGCTGGGCAACAAGGGCCTGCTGGGGCCGGGAGCGGTGCAGTGGATGACCGCCGGGTCAGGGATTTTGCACCAGGAGATGCCCAAGGGGAACGCGCGCGGGCAGATGCACGGGTTCCAGCTGTGGGCCAACCTGCCGCGGGCGCAAAAGATGATCGCTCCGCGCTATCAGGACATCAAGGGCCGCGAGATCGAAACCGTGGTCGAGGATGACGGCACCGCGGTGCGCATCATCACCGGCAAGTTCTGGGGCAAGCGTGGCCCGGTGGACGGAATCGCGGCGGACCCGCTGTTTCTGGATGTCTCGGTGCCGCCGAACACGCGCCGGACCCTGCCGGTCGATACCTATGCGAATACCTTTGCCTATATTTTCGCGGGCAGCGGCACGTTCCGCGATGCCGCCAAGCCGGTTGGCGTGAAGGTGGAAAAGGAATTTGCGGGCAAAGAGCTGGAAATCCGCGATATGTCGGGCAACCGGACCCTGGTGCGGTTTGGCACGGGCAATGAGATCAGCGTGACCTCGGGGCCAGAGGGCATGCGGTTCCTGTTGGTCTCGGGCCAGCCGATCAAGGAGCCGGTGGCGTGGCACGGGCCGATCGTGATGAACACCCGCGCCGAGTTGCAAAAGGCGTTTGCCGAGTTGAATGCCGGGACGTTCATCAAGGGCCAGGGCGGGAAACGTTAG
- a CDS encoding DUF4159 domain-containing protein, with product MLSLGALGFTAPAILYALIALPILWWLLRAVPPAPVRRRFPGIALLLGLRDKDPESQRTPWWLLVLRIGALSALIVALAGPVLNPVQSLPGQGPMLVVMDGSWASARDWPRRLDRATRALEAAQRAGRPAAVITLTDPPVAEIEFRTADEWLERLPGLAPRAWSPEPGLPDWVQVLPDGVETLWVSDGLARDGRAALLAALTAHGPVQVFQPETPVLALAPASFDGNTVTVTARRSAGPAQDLTLLAIGRDPLGIERDLARTPLTFAAGALHAEAALSLPPELRNRVTRFQIQGARGAGAVSLTDDSLQRRKVGLLTVRDNTEALALLSPLHYIREALAPSADLVESASLDDLLLSGPDVIVLADQPGMTEAETAALTDWLERGGLLLRFAGPRLAGAALNSATGSITIPADDPLLPVQLRAGGRTVGGAMSWGDPRSLAPFPDTSPFVGLPVPQDVGIRAQVLAQPGPDLSSRTIAALADGTPLVTRAARGAGQVVLFHVTANAEWSNLPLSGLFVAMLDRLAISTRGTLPEADELAGTTWQPEDILDAFGQLRRADDRASVTGEALAPVIRGTAQPSADLPPGLYAGAELRLAVNATSAQTPLTPALWPLGTAVETGFEQPELPLAGYLLALAAALMMIDALATLALGGRLLRAALLLLVLGAQTPADAQTLNPRILEATESVVLANVASGDAQLDAVALAGLRGLSRALFSRSSVEPAAPMTIDIETDELAVYPFLYWPITDTSPIPSPEAYARINRYLRSGGMILFDTRDAEVARLTGTTTPAARRLQRIASGMDIPPLEPVPVDHVLTRTFYLLNDYPGRYQGGTLWVEAAPADAQRAEGMPFRNLNDGVTPVVIGSNDWASAWAVDDAGMPLLPVGRGTTGERQREMALRFGVNLIMHVLSGNYKSDQVHVPALLERLGQ from the coding sequence ATGCTGTCACTTGGTGCTCTGGGCTTTACCGCGCCCGCGATCCTCTATGCGCTGATTGCGCTGCCGATCCTGTGGTGGCTGCTGCGCGCCGTGCCACCCGCGCCGGTGCGGCGGCGGTTTCCCGGCATCGCGCTGCTGTTGGGCCTGCGCGACAAGGACCCCGAAAGCCAGCGCACGCCCTGGTGGCTACTGGTACTGCGCATCGGCGCGCTGAGTGCGCTGATTGTCGCGCTGGCCGGGCCGGTGTTGAACCCGGTGCAAAGCCTGCCGGGGCAGGGGCCGATGCTGGTGGTGATGGATGGCTCCTGGGCCAGCGCCCGCGACTGGCCGCGCCGCCTGGACCGCGCGACCCGCGCGCTGGAGGCCGCGCAGCGCGCCGGGCGTCCGGCGGCGGTGATCACCCTGACCGACCCGCCGGTCGCCGAGATCGAATTTCGCACCGCCGATGAATGGCTGGAACGGTTGCCCGGCCTCGCCCCGCGCGCCTGGTCGCCCGAACCCGGCCTGCCCGACTGGGTGCAGGTCTTGCCCGACGGCGTTGAAACCCTGTGGGTTTCCGATGGCCTGGCCCGCGATGGCCGTGCCGCTCTGCTGGCCGCCCTCACCGCGCATGGCCCGGTGCAGGTGTTTCAGCCCGAAACCCCGGTTCTGGCCCTCGCCCCCGCCAGTTTCGACGGCAATACGGTCACCGTGACCGCACGGCGCAGCGCTGGCCCGGCGCAAGACCTGACCCTGCTGGCGATTGGCCGCGACCCGTTGGGCATAGAGCGTGACCTCGCCCGCACGCCGCTGACCTTCGCCGCCGGGGCGTTGCACGCCGAGGCCGCGCTGTCGCTGCCGCCCGAATTGCGCAACCGGGTGACGCGGTTCCAGATTCAGGGCGCGCGCGGTGCCGGGGCGGTCAGTTTGACCGATGACAGCCTGCAACGCCGCAAGGTTGGCCTGTTGACCGTGCGCGACAACACCGAGGCCTTGGCGCTGCTCTCGCCGCTGCATTACATCCGCGAGGCCTTGGCCCCCAGCGCCGATCTGGTGGAATCCGCCAGCCTCGATGACCTCTTGCTGTCCGGCCCCGATGTGATCGTGCTCGCCGATCAACCCGGCATGACCGAGGCCGAAACCGCCGCGCTGACCGACTGGCTGGAACGGGGCGGTTTGCTGCTGCGCTTTGCCGGGCCGCGCCTTGCCGGGGCGGCGCTGAATTCCGCCACCGGCAGCATCACGATCCCGGCTGACGACCCGCTGTTGCCGGTGCAATTGCGCGCCGGTGGCCGCACGGTGGGCGGCGCGATGAGCTGGGGCGACCCGCGCAGCCTGGCACCCTTCCCCGACACCTCGCCCTTTGTCGGCTTGCCCGTTCCGCAAGACGTCGGCATCCGCGCGCAGGTTCTGGCGCAGCCCGGCCCCGATCTGTCCAGCCGCACGATTGCCGCGCTGGCCGATGGTACGCCCCTTGTGACCCGTGCGGCGCGCGGTGCGGGGCAGGTGGTGCTGTTCCACGTTACCGCCAATGCCGAATGGTCGAACCTGCCGCTGTCGGGTCTGTTCGTGGCGATGCTGGACCGTCTGGCGATCTCGACGCGCGGCACCTTGCCCGAGGCGGACGAGTTGGCCGGCACCACCTGGCAGCCCGAGGATATCCTCGATGCCTTTGGCCAGTTGCGCCGCGCCGATGATCGCGCGTCCGTCACCGGTGAGGCTCTGGCCCCGGTCATCCGCGGCACCGCGCAACCCAGTGCCGACCTGCCGCCGGGGCTTTATGCGGGCGCCGAACTCAGGCTGGCGGTCAACGCGACCAGCGCGCAAACCCCGCTGACCCCGGCGCTCTGGCCCTTGGGAACCGCCGTGGAAACCGGGTTCGAGCAACCCGAACTGCCGCTGGCGGGCTATCTTCTGGCGCTGGCCGCCGCGCTGATGATGATCGACGCGCTGGCCACCCTGGCGTTGGGCGGGCGGCTGTTGCGCGCGGCTTTGCTGCTGCTGGTGTTGGGCGCGCAGACCCCCGCCGACGCGCAAACCCTCAACCCCCGCATTCTCGAGGCCACGGAATCGGTGGTTCTGGCCAATGTCGCCTCGGGCGATGCGCAGCTTGACGCGGTGGCTCTGGCCGGGCTTCGCGGCCTGTCGCGGGCGCTGTTTTCACGCTCGTCCGTCGAACCCGCCGCGCCGATGACCATCGACATCGAAACCGACGAACTGGCGGTTTACCCCTTCCTCTACTGGCCGATCACCGACACCAGCCCGATCCCCAGCCCCGAGGCCTACGCCCGCATCAACCGCTATTTGCGTTCGGGCGGGATGATCCTGTTCGACACCCGCGACGCCGAGGTTGCGCGCCTGACCGGCACCACAACACCCGCCGCGCGGCGTTTGCAGCGCATCGCCTCGGGCATGGATATTCCGCCCTTGGAACCCGTGCCGGTCGATCACGTCCTGACCCGCACCTTTTATCTGCTCAACGATTATCCCGGTCGCTATCAAGGCGGCACGCTGTGGGTCGAGGCCGCACCCGCGGATGCCCAACGCGCCGAGGGGATGCCGTTTCGCAACCTCAATGACGGGGTGACGCCGGTGGTGATCGGCTCGAATGATTGGGCCTCGGCCTGGGCGGTGGATGATGCCGGCATGCCCTTGCTGCCCGTCGGGCGCGGCACGACCGGCGAGCGCCAGCGCGAAATGGCGCTGCGGTTTGGCGTCAACCTGATCATGCATGTGCTGTCGGGCAACTATAAATCCGATCAGGTGCATGTGCCTGCATTGCTCGAAAGGCTGGGCCAATGA
- a CDS encoding DUF599 domain-containing protein, which yields MRADDILGLFSPWDFLALVLLAACWALLGRRIESDRAASQSVTVLMAAYRREWMRQFITRAPRIYDATIIGNLRQSTSFLASATMIALGGLLALIGNSERLVGVAQDLTLGSHNPRAVEIKLMLAGLFLTHAFLKFLWSNRLFGYASVIMSAVPNDPADPLCLPRATQAAEVNIRAAFNFNRGLRSTYFALASLVWLIGPWSLIGAVAVVSYMIWWREFASASRNILLDPPPPSA from the coding sequence ATGCGTGCCGACGATATCTTGGGTCTGTTTTCCCCGTGGGATTTTCTGGCGCTGGTGCTTTTGGCGGCGTGTTGGGCGCTTTTGGGCCGCCGCATCGAATCCGACCGTGCCGCGAGCCAATCCGTCACCGTGCTCATGGCCGCCTATCGCCGCGAGTGGATGCGCCAGTTCATCACCCGCGCGCCGCGCATCTATGACGCGACGATCATCGGCAACCTGCGGCAAAGCACCAGTTTTCTCGCCTCGGCCACGATGATCGCGCTGGGTGGGTTGCTGGCGCTGATCGGCAATTCCGAGCGCCTGGTCGGCGTCGCCCAGGACCTGACGCTCGGCAGCCACAACCCGCGCGCCGTCGAAATCAAGCTGATGCTGGCCGGGTTGTTCCTGACTCATGCGTTCCTGAAATTCCTGTGGTCGAATCGGCTGTTCGGTTACGCCTCGGTGATCATGTCGGCGGTGCCCAATGACCCCGCGGACCCTTTGTGCCTGCCGCGCGCCACACAAGCCGCCGAGGTCAACATCCGCGCCGCGTTCAATTTCAACCGGGGCCTGAGATCGACCTATTTCGCGCTGGCCAGTCTGGTCTGGCTGATCGGTCCGTGGTCCTTGATCGGCGCGGTTGCGGTGGTCAGCTACATGATCTGGTGGCGCGAATTTGCCTCGGCCTCACGCAATATCCTGCTGGACCCGCCGCCGCCCAGCGCCTGA